In a genomic window of Ranitomeya imitator isolate aRanImi1 chromosome 5, aRanImi1.pri, whole genome shotgun sequence:
- the UTS2B gene encoding urotensin-2B, with protein sequence MLPKASSVHLCLGTLTFLFIISIQSTEGKPYLLQENELYPEKDANHQDMLFTLLLNKHLPIRRPSHLELELESKLEELEQLEKLKEQILEEKTGDVSFAMDRLPPSHPNKRACFWKYCV encoded by the exons ATGTTGCCTAAAGCTTCTTCTGTACATCTCTGCCTTGGGACTTTAACTTTCCTTTTTATAATCTCCATTCAATCAACTGAAGGTAAACCTTATCTGTTGCAAG AAAATGAATTGTATCCAGAAAAAGATGCCAACCACCAAGATATGCTCTTCACGCTCCTTCTAAATAAGCACTTGCCCATAAGAAGACCCTCACACTTAG AGTTGGAGCTCGAGAGCAAGTTAGAAGAACTGGAACAG CTAGAAAAACTGAAGGAACAGATTTTGGAAGAGAAGACAGGTGATGTGTCATTTGCTATGGACAGGCTCCCACCTTCACATCCAAACAAAAGAG CCTGTTTCTGGAAATACTGTGTGTGA